From a single Streptomyces rubradiris genomic region:
- a CDS encoding helix-turn-helix transcriptional regulator, with translation MPAATSPGPAPAWAAHRTPTADRSERVTVAVYAADPVLRLGVVQQLRQRPEIDLLADADAERAQVSLVVVDHVDDDVAALLHRLRHNTATRTGLVVATLGSGSLQRVIECGVAAVLRRAEADQDQLLRLVLAIANGEGVLPGDLLGKLLSHVGSLQRSALDPRGLSLSTLTTREADMLRMVSEGLDTAEIARKTSYSERTVKNILHEVITRLQLRNRAHAVGYALRNGLI, from the coding sequence ATGCCCGCCGCCACCTCCCCTGGGCCGGCCCCGGCCTGGGCCGCGCACCGCACCCCGACCGCCGACCGTTCCGAACGGGTCACCGTGGCCGTGTACGCCGCCGACCCGGTGCTGCGCCTGGGCGTCGTCCAGCAACTGCGGCAGCGCCCCGAGATCGACCTGCTCGCCGACGCCGACGCCGAGCGGGCCCAGGTGTCGCTGGTGGTGGTGGACCACGTCGACGACGACGTGGCCGCGCTGCTGCACCGGCTGCGGCACAACACCGCCACCCGTACCGGCCTGGTGGTCGCCACCCTCGGCTCCGGCTCGCTGCAACGCGTCATCGAGTGCGGGGTCGCGGCGGTGCTGCGGCGCGCCGAGGCCGACCAGGACCAGCTGCTGCGGCTCGTGCTGGCCATAGCCAACGGCGAGGGTGTCCTGCCCGGCGACCTGCTCGGCAAGCTCCTCAGCCACGTGGGCAGCCTCCAGCGGTCGGCGCTCGATCCACGGGGGCTGTCCCTGTCCACGCTGACCACCCGGGAGGCGGACATGCTGCGGATGGTGTCGGAGGGCCTGGACACCGCCGAGATCGCCCGCAAGACCTCGTACTCCGAACGGACCGTCAAGAACATCCTCCACGAGGTCATCACCCGGCTCCAGCTGCGCAACAGGGCCCACGCGGTCGGCTACGCCCTGCGCAACGGGCTGATCTGA
- a CDS encoding hydrolytic protein, giving the protein MTPSAAASSPGAPGLDIPEVTVAPGDIATTTVTVRNDSDIVEAYSLEIVGDCAAWTTVEPARVSLYPGTSETVTLRLEPPRSPEVRAGEVPLGVRVLPAEHPESVRVLETTVRIGAFHELHSELAPRRRRGWLRGRYRLAVRNQGNTPVRVGFTAGQAGEELAFAFTPERHPLEPGESAEIGLRVRTGKPVWFGAPVVWPFTVDAAEVSETGEQDAPRPEEPPVRAPLDAEFVQIPIFPKWLLALLAALLALLLAWFMLVRPAVRSAAQEAATEAVQPRPTPAGEQGADGQAPGTAPGTGTGPNAGTGTAPGAGSGGQGTGGPGGTGGTGTSARNGTGVGGGQISQTIDVKSNRGQTVPGTYPVPEDSVFEVTDIVIANFQGDEGLMTISFGDRKITTIALETFRNQDYHWVTPIKIPENDTVTVEVTCEKPGTPASGRQAQGCHEVVNVSGVLSRTAQ; this is encoded by the coding sequence GTGACGCCTTCTGCAGCCGCTTCCAGCCCCGGCGCTCCCGGACTCGACATCCCGGAAGTGACCGTGGCGCCGGGGGACATCGCCACGACCACCGTGACCGTGCGCAATGACAGCGACATCGTCGAGGCGTACAGCCTGGAGATCGTCGGGGACTGCGCCGCCTGGACCACCGTGGAGCCCGCGCGGGTCTCCCTGTATCCGGGCACGTCCGAGACGGTGACGCTCCGGCTGGAGCCACCGCGGTCCCCGGAGGTCCGGGCCGGCGAGGTGCCCCTCGGCGTACGGGTGCTGCCGGCCGAGCACCCCGAGTCGGTGCGCGTGCTGGAAACCACCGTGCGCATCGGGGCGTTCCACGAGCTGCACAGCGAGCTGGCCCCGCGCAGGCGGCGCGGCTGGCTGCGCGGGCGGTACCGGCTGGCGGTGCGCAACCAGGGCAACACCCCCGTGCGGGTCGGCTTCACCGCCGGACAGGCGGGCGAGGAGCTGGCGTTCGCCTTCACCCCGGAGCGGCACCCGCTGGAGCCGGGCGAGTCGGCGGAGATCGGGCTGCGGGTCCGCACCGGCAAGCCGGTGTGGTTCGGCGCCCCGGTGGTGTGGCCGTTCACCGTGGACGCCGCCGAGGTCTCCGAGACCGGTGAGCAGGACGCCCCCCGGCCGGAGGAGCCCCCTGTACGGGCCCCGCTGGACGCCGAGTTCGTCCAGATCCCGATCTTCCCCAAGTGGCTGCTCGCCCTGCTCGCGGCGCTGCTCGCGCTGTTGCTCGCCTGGTTCATGCTGGTCCGTCCGGCGGTGCGCAGTGCCGCCCAGGAAGCGGCCACCGAGGCGGTCCAGCCGCGGCCCACACCCGCCGGGGAACAGGGCGCGGACGGGCAGGCCCCGGGCACCGCTCCCGGCACGGGTACGGGCCCGAACGCGGGTACGGGCACGGCACCCGGCGCCGGTTCCGGGGGCCAGGGCACGGGCGGTCCGGGCGGGACGGGCGGTACCGGCACGTCGGCCCGCAACGGCACCGGGGTCGGCGGCGGACAGATCTCGCAGACCATCGACGTGAAGTCGAACCGCGGACAGACCGTGCCGGGCACCTATCCGGTGCCCGAGGACAGCGTCTTCGAGGTCACGGACATCGTCATCGCCAACTTCCAGGGTGACGAGGGCCTGATGACCATCAGCTTCGGGGACCGCAAGATCACCACCATCGCGCTGGAGACCTTCCGCAACCAGGACTACCACTGGGTGACCCCCATCAAGATCCCCGAGAACGACACCGTGACCGTCGAAGTGACCTGCGAGAAGCCCGGCACTCCGGCCTCCGGGCGCCAGGCGCAGGGGTGCCACGAGGTCGTGAACGTGAGTGGGGTACTCAGCCGTACCGCCCAGTAA
- a CDS encoding MerR family transcriptional regulator yields MPDNPPAGHLDDDDYPAYTMGRAADLLGTTPAFLRAVGEAGLITPLRSEGGHRRYSRQQLRIAARARELVDQGTPIEAACRIIDLEDRLGEALRDNEELRSRLDGPGVGDGR; encoded by the coding sequence ATGCCCGACAACCCGCCCGCCGGCCATCTGGACGACGACGACTACCCCGCCTACACGATGGGCCGCGCCGCCGACCTGCTCGGCACCACGCCCGCGTTCCTGCGGGCCGTCGGCGAGGCGGGGCTGATCACTCCGCTGCGCTCGGAGGGCGGCCACCGGCGGTACTCCCGCCAGCAGTTGCGCATCGCCGCCCGGGCCCGCGAGCTGGTCGACCAGGGCACCCCCATCGAGGCAGCGTGCCGCATCATCGACCTGGAGGACCGGCTCGGCGAGGCGCTGCGGGACAACGAGGAGCTGCGCAGCCGGCTGGACGGGCCCGGCGTCGGCGACGGCCGCTGA
- a CDS encoding cold-shock protein translates to MASGTVKWFNAEKGFGFIEQDGGGADVFAHYTNIATTGFRELQEGQKVTFDVTQGQKGPQAENIVPA, encoded by the coding sequence ATGGCATCTGGCACCGTGAAGTGGTTCAACGCGGAAAAGGGCTTCGGCTTCATCGAGCAGGACGGCGGCGGCGCCGACGTGTTCGCGCACTACACGAACATCGCCACCACCGGCTTCCGCGAGCTTCAGGAAGGCCAGAAGGTTACCTTCGACGTCACGCAGGGCCAGAAGGGCCCGCAGGCCGAGAACATCGTTCCCGCCTGA
- a CDS encoding DEAD/DEAH box helicase, with product MNRARRTRGAAGNSGNGRRTGNDSAPFRSARTTTRAKGPQGKNPGARRAPRGEFTLPVTLTEALPPAEDFAELDLPAPLRDALRAEGVTAPFPIQAATLPNTLAGRDVLGRGRTGSGKTLAFGLPLLARLAGQRAEPRQPLALILVPTRELAQQVTDALAPYARALRLRSVTVVGGMSIGRQTAALRAGAEIVVATPGRLKDIIDRGGCSLDRVAVTVLDEADQMTDMGFLPQVTALLDQVRPDGQRLLFSATLDRNIDLLVRRYLHDPVVHSVDPSAGAVTTMEHHLLHVHDDDKHTAATEIAARDGRVIMFLDTKHAAERLAKHLLSVGVRASALHGGKSQPQRTRTLAQFKDGHVTVLVATNVAARGLHIDDIDLVVNVDPPADHKDYLHRGGRTARAGKSGTVVTLVLPHQRRAVDRLMSTAGVTAHTTRVRPGEPELHRITGARTPSGVPVTVAVPAAERPQRTGAAGSAGRGRGGRSRRGRGARRAPSGRPAAEGGR from the coding sequence ATGAACCGCGCCCGTCGTACCCGTGGCGCCGCAGGAAACAGCGGTAACGGTCGCCGTACCGGCAACGACTCCGCCCCTTTCCGGTCCGCCCGGACCACCACGCGCGCGAAGGGCCCGCAGGGAAAGAACCCGGGAGCCCGCCGGGCACCCCGCGGTGAGTTCACCCTGCCCGTCACCCTCACCGAGGCGCTGCCGCCGGCGGAGGACTTCGCCGAGCTGGACCTGCCCGCGCCCCTGCGGGACGCGCTGCGCGCCGAAGGCGTGACCGCGCCCTTCCCCATCCAGGCGGCGACGCTGCCGAACACGCTGGCCGGCCGGGACGTCCTCGGCCGCGGCCGCACCGGCTCCGGCAAGACCCTCGCCTTCGGTCTCCCCCTGCTGGCCCGCCTGGCCGGACAGCGGGCCGAGCCCCGGCAGCCGCTCGCCCTGATCCTCGTACCCACCCGGGAACTGGCCCAGCAGGTCACCGACGCCCTGGCACCCTACGCACGGGCGCTGCGCCTGCGCTCGGTCACCGTGGTCGGCGGCATGTCGATCGGCCGCCAGACGGCCGCGCTGCGCGCCGGTGCCGAGATCGTCGTGGCGACCCCCGGCCGGCTCAAGGACATCATCGACCGCGGCGGCTGCAGCCTGGACCGCGTGGCCGTCACCGTCCTGGACGAGGCCGACCAGATGACCGACATGGGCTTCCTGCCCCAGGTCACCGCCCTGCTCGACCAGGTGCGCCCGGACGGCCAGCGGCTGCTGTTCTCCGCCACCCTCGACCGCAACATCGACCTCCTGGTGCGCCGGTACCTGCACGACCCCGTCGTGCACTCGGTCGACCCGTCGGCGGGCGCGGTCACCACGATGGAACACCACCTGCTGCACGTCCATGACGACGACAAGCACACCGCCGCCACCGAGATCGCCGCCCGCGACGGCCGGGTGATCATGTTCCTGGACACCAAGCACGCGGCGGAGCGGCTGGCCAAGCACCTGCTGTCGGTGGGCGTACGGGCCTCGGCGCTGCACGGCGGCAAGTCCCAGCCGCAGCGCACCCGCACCCTCGCCCAGTTCAAGGACGGCCACGTCACGGTCCTGGTGGCCACCAACGTCGCCGCCCGCGGCCTGCACATCGACGACATCGACCTCGTGGTGAACGTCGACCCGCCCGCCGACCACAAGGACTACCTGCACCGTGGCGGCCGCACCGCCCGCGCCGGCAAGTCCGGCACGGTCGTCACCCTCGTGCTGCCGCACCAGCGGCGCGCCGTGGACCGCCTCATGAGCACCGCCGGCGTCACCGCGCACACCACCCGCGTACGCCCGGGCGAGCCCGAGCTGCACCGGATCACCGGCGCCCGCACGCCCTCCGGAGTGCCCGTCACCGTCGCCGTACCGGCCGCCGAACGCCCCCAGCGCACCGGCGCCGCCGGGTCCGCCGGGCGTGGCCGGGGCGGGCGGTCCCGGCGGGGCCGGGGAGCCCGGCGCGCCCCGTCCGGGCGTCCCGCCGCCGAGGGCGGCCGCTGA
- a CDS encoding SCO5918 family protein — MRCVIARFPFDLTKSEVEQSMEGVSPEPAVGVCVTVGSRVYPVKQVGQVITGQDRRDFTAAEVSRALTRLGFTCHEAAAPRPPEHREPSALPWADTPLG; from the coding sequence ATGCGCTGTGTCATCGCCCGTTTCCCCTTCGACCTGACCAAGTCCGAGGTCGAGCAGTCGATGGAGGGCGTCTCCCCCGAGCCCGCCGTCGGCGTCTGCGTGACCGTCGGCAGCCGGGTCTACCCGGTCAAGCAGGTCGGGCAGGTCATCACCGGACAGGACCGCCGCGATTTCACGGCGGCCGAGGTGAGCCGGGCGCTGACCAGGCTCGGCTTCACCTGCCACGAGGCCGCGGCGCCCCGCCCGCCGGAGCACCGCGAGCCCTCGGCCCTGCCCTGGGCGGACACCCCGCTGGGCTAG